ATCACAAAAACATTTCGGTACATACCCACGCCTTATGCCTGAAGTAATGGCTGAATATAAAAAAACTGGTCGAATCGAATATCGCTTTGTCCATCGGGCTACTTTAACAGCGATTATTGTTTTAATTTTCGGTGCTAGTCTTGGTCCAGAAGCCGCACTAGTTGGAATTATAGGCGGACTGTGCACATGGGTAGGGGATCGCTTTAAATTTGCCTTAAAGGGTATGAATGAGCTAACCGAGATCGGAATTGGCGCTACTTTAAGTGTCATTTTTAACGCACCATTATTCGGTTATTTAGCACCAAATGAAAATGAGGGGGAAGAAATTGCTGCTTTTTCTAAAGGAAAAAAAGCGATTGTATACTTAGCTACTACTTTCGCAGGTTTTTCTGTTTATTTACTACTGAGTAAACTTGATAATCGTGGATCCTTTATTGTTGATTTCGGAGAAGGTACACTTTCTTTCAATGAATGGATTGCATTTCTTCCACTTGCTAGTATCGGTGCTATAGTTGGTTTCTTTTATTTCAAGTTAGAATTCACATTAGAAAAGTTAATTCACCCTTTTAGAGAATACAAGCTGACACTCGGAATTATCGGTGGTATTTTATTAGGAATTGCGGGAACCTTTCTTCCGTACACATTATTTTCAGGGGAACATCAATTAAAAGAATTAGTTGTTGAATGGAGCCATTTATCTTTTTGGATACTACTTCTTTCAGGGATTTTAAAGTTGTGCATTACTGCCGTTTGTTTGAACACAGGGTGGCGAGGTGGACATATCTTCCCAATTATATTTTCTGGGTCAAGTATCGGATACGCTGTAGCATCTATTCTTCCTATAGATCCAGTAGCATCTGTTGCCATCGTAACAACAGCAATTTCAAGCTATGCGTTACGAAAGCCAATAGCTATAACATTACTATTACTTATGTTTTTCCCGCTTAATTTACTATTGCCCATGCTTGGTGCAGCTGCTATCGGTAATGCCTTTCCACTCCCAAAACATAACGAAAATAAAAATTAATAAAAATAGGCAGTGGGGACGAAAGCTCCACTGTCTATTTTTTTATTACACATGCTGCTTCAATAACGCTTCTAACTCCTCAAAATTATGCACTTCATATGTCGGTATAATCCCACTATCATTTAATTTCCTTTCTGGATTAAACCAACAAGTATCAATTCCCGCTACATATCCACCTTTAATATCAGCGCTTAATGAATCCCCAATAATCAGCCCTTCTTCAGGTGCAAAGTTAGGAATCCGTTCAAAAACATAATCAAAATACTCTTTCATCGGTTTTTGAAAACCTGTATCTTCCGAAACAAAGACATCTTTAAATAATGAATGTAACCCTGCATTGCGCAAACGTTTATCTTGCGTCTTAGAAACACCATTTGTCACTATATACAATTCATACTCCCCTTGAATTTGATTTATAAATTCAAATGCACCTTGCATGAGTTGATTTCCTTCTTCTAAGTAGTTACGATAATTATTTTCGAATAATATTCCATTTACTTCTTCTCCATACTCTTTAAACAACAGAGAGAATCGTGTATTTACAACTTCATTGCGTGATAGTTCACCTTTTTCAAAAGCATCCCAAAGACCTTTATTTATCTTTTTATAACGAGCCTCTATCTCGTCTGTTAAAGGGATTCCCTTCTCTTCAAAAAGCACCCGTAAAGCCACTTTTTCAGCCTTTTGGAAATCTAATAATGTATCATCTACATCAAATAGCAATGTTTTATATTTTTTCATAAACTCATCACACTCTCTTTTCTACAAAAACAAATTTACATAAATCGTATCATTCCTTCTTGTAAAGATAATAGGAGATATCTCATACTATAAATAGAGGTGAAAATATGAAAATCAGCAAAAATGAGGAAGAAATTTATCAATACATGCAAATCCATCAATTCCATACCCTATTTTCATTTCATGTCTTGCCATATGTAGAGCTACATTCTTTTCAAACGAAAGAGATGATATGTAGCGAAGGAAATACTCTCCCTTATCTCTATTACTTAATTTCTGGGAAGGCAAAAATATATATGAGTCATAAAAACGGGAAGGTTTCATTAATTAATTTTATTCAAGCACCATCTTTTATCGGGGAATTAGGATTAATAGGAGTAGAAAATATTACTAAGTCCGTTGAAGTACTAGAAGATTGTGTTTGTTTGGCACTTCCTCTTAAAGATTGTCAGCAACTTTTATTACAAGATGCAACATTTTTACAGCACTTATGCAAATTTATTGGAGAAAAGACAATTACTCGCACTGAAAATTACGCAAAAAACTATAGTTATCCTTTTGAAAATCGATTAGCTGCTTTTATTTTATTAACAGAACAAAATAATTGTTATATA
This DNA window, taken from Bacillus cereus ATCC 14579, encodes the following:
- a CDS encoding YjjG family noncanonical pyrimidine nucleotidase; the encoded protein is MKKYKTLLFDVDDTLLDFQKAEKVALRVLFEEKGIPLTDEIEARYKKINKGLWDAFEKGELSRNEVVNTRFSLLFKEYGEEVNGILFENNYRNYLEEGNQLMQGAFEFINQIQGEYELYIVTNGVSKTQDKRLRNAGLHSLFKDVFVSEDTGFQKPMKEYFDYVFERIPNFAPEEGLIIGDSLSADIKGGYVAGIDTCWFNPERKLNDSGIIPTYEVHNFEELEALLKQHV
- a CDS encoding chloride channel protein — protein: MTNKKDMHYILALYGILLGSIVGATVWLFLVTINIGIHFIWGYLPEVLSFPSYYTLCVTIIGGVLVGLSQKHFGTYPRLMPEVMAEYKKTGRIEYRFVHRATLTAIIVLIFGASLGPEAALVGIIGGLCTWVGDRFKFALKGMNELTEIGIGATLSVIFNAPLFGYLAPNENEGEEIAAFSKGKKAIVYLATTFAGFSVYLLLSKLDNRGSFIVDFGEGTLSFNEWIAFLPLASIGAIVGFFYFKLEFTLEKLIHPFREYKLTLGIIGGILLGIAGTFLPYTLFSGEHQLKELVVEWSHLSFWILLLSGILKLCITAVCLNTGWRGGHIFPIIFSGSSIGYAVASILPIDPVASVAIVTTAISSYALRKPIAITLLLLMFFPLNLLLPMLGAAAIGNAFPLPKHNENKN
- a CDS encoding transcriptional regulator YeiL, producing the protein MKISKNEEEIYQYMQIHQFHTLFSFHVLPYVELHSFQTKEMICSEGNTLPYLYYLISGKAKIYMSHKNGKVSLINFIQAPSFIGELGLIGVENITKSVEVLEDCVCLALPLKDCQQLLLQDATFLQHLCKFIGEKTITRTENYAKNYSYPFENRLAAFILLTEQNNCYIEKHTEASEYLNVSYRHLLYVLNRFCQQNYLRKEGRTYYIQDRNTLEKLADELKI